Within the Dunckerocampus dactyliophorus isolate RoL2022-P2 chromosome 10, RoL_Ddac_1.1, whole genome shotgun sequence genome, the region TGTAGGGGGCAGTAGATCTTACCAGCGCTGCTTTTGCAATTATTCAGTCatctattttccatgccgcttgtcTTATTAGGGTCGCGTGGGTGTTCTGGagcctgacttcgggcgagaggtgaggCACAtccgggactggtcgccagccaatcgcagggcacatatagacttcCATttccgtgtggccaacatgctaacaattaggccaccgtgcggctaatTGCCAGTTGCTTTTGCAATTATTGATTAGTTATTTCAACAGCCATTCCGTCACAAACACCTCTTATGGTGACTGGAAACTTAAGTAAAGTACTGAATGGGCGGGATTTAATAATTGACTGAATAAATAATTGATGTCGTTCTTTAATATCAGAGAAGTCACGCAGGATGTGTGTATGATTTGTCTTTATTCTAGTTACTGACAAACAGCATTGGCTTGGCAGCAGTGTGCTGGTGTTCAGCTGTCAGGGACGTTTGAAGGAGAAGGTTCTGCAGTGGTTCGCTGGTAAGCACACAGTTGAAACACACCTAAGAGACACAGGAAGTCAACATTATCGTGACatgaataataatcataatataaacGCGGCTTGTGGTAGGTACACCGCTGGTGGGCCATCTAGTGGTACTTTTTTGATGGTACTTGCAAagcagatatatatatatatatatatatatatatatatatatatatatatatatatatatatatattttatttttttttattttttttttttttgtggtggttACCATTGAAAGTAATAATTTGCATTGGATATAAATGTAACCCTTCAGAAAGCTATTTTTATTTAACTCTCAGGAGTCAACAACGCGGCTACACAGACGTTCTATTTCAAAATGCAGACTTCGCACTGCACGCGAGTCTTGAAATGGTGTAAATCGGTCACGTAAAACCAGACTTATGATCAGCGATATTTGTTATGGTTGTGTAATTGTGTCTATTTATGTTTATTACTCATTTGTATGCTGTAATTAAACATGACACCATATTCCTATTGGTGggaagtgcttgttgtcaatcaatcagtcGCAGCAATACAGGCGGTTTGGTTGcaaagggggaggggggcgaGTAAGCCAACACGGCCATCAAGTGGTCAACTGAGGTTGTACTGAAAAAAGGGGAAAACCAACCAAGGCAAAATAGAACAAAATATGTCAAAACGCCAAATCTAAACCAATTTATGTGCTGtattgttttcttcttctcaaGAATCAAACCGCCACAAACAATGATGAATGTGGGAAATACCTGCAGCAAAAGCCAGGATGATGGCCACCCAGCCGATGATGTAGGACCAGGAGAATCGCCAGTCCACGAAGCGTTTGCCGAAGAACGTCACTGTCACGCCAGTGTAGATCGAGAGAGCCAACAGCGCAAGAAAACCTGGCGACAGCGAATAATGAATGTTGATATCGTGCGTGCAGAACGATATCGTATGAAATCATATTGAATGTGCGTGGCGCGTGTCACCTGAGAGGACCAGGGCAATGCCCCCCATGCGGACCCTCTTGTTCTTGGTCCCGTTGGTGAAAGCGCTCAGGCCGAGCACCACGCCAGCAAAACAGCTGAGCACGGCCAACAACATGAAGGCCCGAGTCGCATCCCAGAAGGCTGTGGGTCACATGTTCTTTTAGAAGGCCGAAAATGCCCGCTGGTTTGAATACAGGTAGATAGCTACACCCTTCACTtctcagcaaccattttattgtaccttctcaagggacaataccgtCACAATGACATTTGGATGTAACTTAGAGGAGTCAGTAGTCAATAAGTCTTCTAAGTTCTGTTCatgacttttatggacagaatttgtaggcgcagccaggacgttgaggggttccggttctgtggctgcaggattgggcctctgctttttgcagatgatgtggtcccgCTGGCTTCATccagccgtgaccttcaactctcactgcatcggtgtgaagcggccgggatgagaatgaCCACCTCCAAGgctggagtgccatctccgggtcggggatgagctcctgacccaagtggaggagttgaagtacctcGGGGACTTGCTCACGAGTGAGGGACGGATGGAaggcgagatcgacaggcgcgttggcgcggcgtctgcagtgatgcgggctCTCCATCGGTCCATTGCGGTGAAGAGgtagctgagccgaaaggcaaagctctcaatttagctgtcgatctacgttcctaccctcacctgtggtcatgagctttgggtagtgaccgaaaggacaagatttcGGGTACAAGCGTCATAAATGAGTTTTCTCATTTTGGACaaggctctcccttagagataaggtgagaagcactgtcacctgggagaaactcagagtagaagcactgctccttcgcattgagaggagccagataaggtgtggcatctggtcaggatgcctcctggatgccttCAGGGCACGTGCAATGGgtagaaggccccggggaaaacccaggagacattggagagactacagtatgtctctcaaccggcctgggaacgcctcaggaatgaagtggccggggagagtgaagtctgggcttccctgcttaggctgctgcccccacgacccgacctcggataacatggatggatggaatgatggatggatggatggatggagtgtgtccaaagtgtttgTTGTTATCTAGCAcagccttaatcctcttggctATGAGGTTCTGCACAGGGTGTTGCTGGAATCTTCTTCCGTAATCTTCTGCACTTACCGACAGTTATGGTGTGAGCGTGGCACTTGTGGTTGATGCAAAACCTCCAAAGCCCCTGATTGGCTGAGCTGCCCGAGTAGCGATACTGCATCCAGAAGTCGGTCGCCGTGGAGACGATGAGGAGCACGAGTGCAGCCACGCCACAGAGCGTGCCTCCTCCTGCCAGAGTGTACAGCATGGTGGAGACGTATCCTCCTGATACAGCGGGGGGGAGGATGGAAGAAGGTCACATCAGAGGAGTCAGAGCTCACTTTTGCCCCCTGGGGGGGGTTACCGAACTTAACTATGTGGATTAAAAACTATCATTATGGACCTGCAAGACAATTTACTATTATATCTTGCCACAACTAATGGCAAGCGGTGCCATTTATACGACGTCATTTCTGTGCAACCGAGGCGACGTACTCGACTAACGGCCACTTGATTAGGAACACACACATGTTACATCGCTGGATAGGTATCGATGGGGGGAACCCATCCTGCAAAGACGCAACACCGGGCCAGAGGTAACCAACAGGCAGGCCCGTGAAACATTTTGGAGGACATTTTTGGGGATTTTAATCATTATTGGTAACGATGgtagacatttttgttttgattttgatttcAGTCAGTTTTCTGTTATCAGATGCAgcttttaaagcaggggtgtccagtgtCCGACCCCGGGGGCCTTTTTAGTGGCCCctggctgtttttgttttcgtAATGATATTTCATTGATTAACATACATAATCAAGTAAACAAAGCCCTTATTTTTAAGAGtggatttaaatttttttagtatatttttttctattattatgactttttttctgcatttggccctcggtggaaaaacaaCTCGGGACACCCCCGTTTTAAAGCACACGGAAAACACACAGTTTCATTTTCCGCAGGTTCGCAAA harbors:
- the lim2.2 gene encoding lens intrinsic membrane protein 2.2 translates to MLYTLAGGGTLCGVAALVLLIVSTATDFWMQYRYSGSSANQGLWRFCINHKCHAHTITVAFWDATRAFMLLAVLSCFAGVVLGLSAFTNGTKNKRVRMGGIALVLSGFLALLALSIYTGVTVTFFGKRFVDWRFSWSYIIGWVAIILAFAAGVFQLCAYQRTTAEPSPSNVPDS